The following is a genomic window from Anaerolineae bacterium.
GGTGGTCATCCTCCGACCGGGCGGCTTTTACGGCCCTGGGGGCACTTACGGGCTGAACCGCTTGCTGGTGCTCGATCCCCTGCGGGGGGTGCGCCTCCAGGTGGGTCTGGGCCGACGGCACATCTTCCCGCCGGTGTATGTGCCCGATGTGGTGCAGGGCATCCTGGCCGCCCTGGAACGGGGGCGGGCGGGAGAGGTGTACCACCTGCACGACGATCCGCCTACCCTGCGCGAGGTGAACTGGCTGGTAGGCCGCCTGGCCGGTATCGGCGCCTGGCGCCTCCCCGCGCCGCGACTGGGGCTGCTCGCCCTGGCCGCGGTTCTGGAGGCGTGGGCGCGGCTCAACCACCGCGAGCCGTTCTACCCCCTCAACCTGCGCCACTATGTGTTCCCCGACTGGCGGGCCAGCAACGCCAAAGCCCGGCGCGAACTGGGGTTCCACCCCACACCGCTAGCCGAGGGACTGAGGGCTGCCGTAGCCTGGGCCAGAGCGTACCTGCGCGGGGCGCCCGCTCCTGCCACCTCATCCGATGCCCTTGCGGGGCATCCATGGCCCAGGCCTGGCCCAGGAGGGCCCCATGGCCGCTGACTGGTTGGAGTTCCTTTTCTTTTTCGCCGCCGCCATCTGGGTCTCCCGCGCCCTTTGGAGGGAATTCGACCTGGCCCCAAACGGCTTTCCGAGGAGGGGCAGGTCCCTGATCCTCTCCTTGCAGGAATGGTCCCGCCGGGCGCAGAAACAGGTATAATGCCCCCGACACCTCTACTCCTTCCCCCAGGGAGGCTCATGATGCAAGTGATCGTGGCGTCCACCAACCCTGTGAAACAGGAAGCCGTGCGGCGCGCCTTTGCCCGCATGTTCCCCCAGGAAACCTGGGAAGTCGCAGGGATTGCCGTGCCTTCGGGCGTCGGTGAACAGCCCCTGAGCGACGCCGAAACCCTGCGCGGCGCCCTCAACCGCGCACGGGCCGCCCGTGAGGCCCGACCCCAAGCCGCGTATTGGGTGGGCATTGAAGGCGGCGTCCAGCCCGACGGCGACGACCTGCTCTCCTTCGCCTGGGTCGCGGTGCTCGACCGCCAGGGCCGCCTGGGCCGCGCGCGCAGCGGCACCTTCCTGCTGCCCCCGGTGGTGGCCCGGCTGGTACGCCAGGGCTACGAACTGGGCCAAGCCGACGATGTGGTCTGCGGCGAGGAGAACAGCAAGCAAAAGATGGGTGCCGTGGGCCTGCTCAGCGGCGGCGTGATCGACCGCACTGCGTTGTACGAACACGCCATCGTGCTGGCCCTGTTGCCCTTCAAGCACCCGGTCTTTCGCCATACCTCTTCACCCTCTCCCACGGCGGGCAGGCCATGAGGGCGCACAGGACCAGGCAGCGTCTCGCTGCGCTCAGCCGGGCCTTCGTCTCCCACCCGTTGTGGCGGCAGCCCTGGGTGGTGGCCCTGCTGGCCCTGATCGCGGCCTCGGCCGGGCTGTACCTGCTCTGGTGGGCCACGGCCATCTGGGGCCCCATGGCCAACTCCGACGGGCTGACCTATTTGGTCACCGCCCGCATGATCCACCGTGGTCTGGGCTACGGCTACCCGCGATTTGGCGGCGGCATCAAGCCCGTGACCCACTTCCCGCCGGGCTACCCCTGGGCCATCAGCCTGCTCATGTCCCTGACCCACGGCGACGAGGCCCGGGCCGCCTTGCTGCTCAACGCCCTCTCCCTGACCGCGCTGATCCTCCTCGCCGCCGGAGAACTCTACCAGGCTACGAAACACGCCTTCCCCGCGGCCGGGCTAGCCGCCTGGCTGGCCGTGGCCTTCCCCATGGCCTACCTCTACGGCTTCGTGTTCTCCGAGACCCTTTTCCTCCCCGTCGTGTTCCTGACAACCTGGGCTTTGCGCCGCTGGCAAGAGAACCCCACCCCCTCACGCGCCCTGGTGACCGGCCTGATGGCTGGGCTGGCCGCCTACATCCGTTGGATCGGCCTGCTCCTCCCCGCCTGGATCGTGTTGGACACTCTGCTCTTCTGGCGACGCCGACGCCCCCGGGGCTGGTGGTACCAACTCACCCTGGCCGCCGCCGGTGCCATCCTCCCTACGGGAGTGTTGCTGCTGGTCAACCATGTTCGGGGAGGCGCCGCCACCAACCGCCAGCTCCTCTGGCATCCCCCCACCCGCGAAAAATGGCAGCAGGCCCTGCACACCTTCTGGGCCTGGGCCGACCCCCTCACCCAGCGCATCGCCGAACACGACCCCCGGCTCACCCTGGCCCTCTACGCCCTCTGTCTGAGCGCCTTGACCCTGGCCGTTCTGGCGGCCTTCCGCGGCAGGATGCCCCAACCTCAACGCGACCTGCTACGACGCTGGGGCCTTTTCGCCCTCCTTTACTTTGCCGGTGTCGTGGCTGCCATCGCCCTGGTGGACGCCTCCACGCCGATGGATGCCCGCATCCTGGCCCCTCTGTTTCCCGCCCTCTCGCTGCTCTTTGCCCTCTCCCTCTGGTGGCTGGTGCGCCAACGCTCGATCGCCACGGTGTTGCTCACGGCGGTATGGGTGGGCCTGCTTTTCTTCAACCCGAAGTACGCCAAGCAGCATCTCACCGATTACCATTACTACGGCTTCCAACTGCGCGCCAAACGCTGGCAAAAAGCCCCCATCTGGGACGCTGTGCGCGCCCTACCCCCTGAGGTCCAGATCTTCACCAACGAATACCAGGAAACCCTTTACTACGCCGACCGGCCGGCGTCGGTGTTGCAGTTCCCCCTCATCCGCGACGGCAAAGCCTATCTCTTCGACCCCGTGACCCTGGAAACCCGGGAACTTTCTTATCATTCCCTGCAGGAATGGGCGCGCGACCTGCGCCAGCGATACGCCGGGCAATGCGTGGCTGTGGTCTATGTGGCTATCCAGGAGGAAGAAAACCGCTACCGCTCCCTACGGGAGGCCCTGCTACCCGTCTTCACCCCAGTGTACGAAGACGCCAGCGGCATCATCTTCGCCCCACCAGGGATGGAGGACTGCCTGCGGCCAAAAAACTCCCCATCGCCCCCGTAAGGAGATGGCCCTGTGTCCCCTCTTCCCTCCCGATGGTGGTAAACTAAAGCCTTGAAGGTTGCTTTGAACACGTGTGCAATCCTTCTCTTACCTTTAGGAGGTCAAACGATGAGCGACAAGAAATGGGTCTACCTCTTCTCCGAAGTGGATCAGGCCGAAGCCTATGTGGGCGGCAGTTGGGATGCCGTGCGGGGCCTGTTGGGCGGCAAAGGGGCCAACCTGGCCGAGATGACCCGCATCGGCGTGCCCGTTCCTCCGGGATTCACCATCACCACCGAAGCGTGCAACGCCTACTACGAGAGCGGCGGCAAGTTTCCTGAAGGCATGTGGGAGCAGACTCTCGCGGCCCTGAAGAAAGTAGAAGAGCAAACCGGGAAAAAGTTCGGCGACCCCAAGAATCCTTTGCTGGTCTCCGTGCGCTCGGGTGCCAAGTTCTCCATGCCCGGCATGATGGATACCGTGCTCAATGTGGGTCTCAACGACAAGACAGCCAAAGGCATGGTGGAACTCACCCAAAACGAACGCTTCGTGTACGACGCTTACCGCCGGCTGATTCAGATGTATGGCTCGGTGGTGCTGGATATCCCAGACGAGGCCTTTGAAGAGGTCCTGGAAGCGATGAAACGGGAGCGGGGCGTGGAAGAGGACACCGACCTCACCGCCGAGGATTTGAAGGAGTTGGTGGAACGCTTCAAGAAGGTGGTGAAGGAACACAAGGGCTTCGACTTTCCCCAGGATCCCATGGAGCAGTTGAGGCTGGCCATCGAGGCCGTGTTCCGCTCCTGGAACAGCAAACGGGCCATGGATTACCGCAACGCGGCGGGCATCCCCCATGACTTGGGCACCGCCGTCAACATCGTCACCATGGTGTTCGGCAACATGGGCTGGGACAGCGGCACCGGTGTAGCCTTCACCCGCAACCCCAGCACCGGCGAAAAGGAAATCTGGGGCGAGTATCTGCTCAACGCCCAGGGCGAGGATGTGGTCGCCGGGATCCGCACCCCTTCGCCCATCCAGAAGATGGCCGAGGAACTGCCCGAAGCCTACAAGCAATTCCTGGACATCGCGGAGAAACTGGAAAAGCACTACCGCGAGATGCAGGATGTGGAGTTCACCATCGAGCGGGGCAAGTTGTGGATGCTCCAGACCCGCAACGGCAAGCGCACGGCCAAGGCCGCGGTGAAAATCGCCGTGGATATGGTCAACGAGGGCCTGATTACCAAAGAAGAGGCCGTGACGCGCATCACGCCGGCGCAGGTGGACACCCTGCTGCACCCGCAATTCGACCTCGCCGAGGTGGAGAAAGCCCGCAAGGAGGGGCGTGTCATTGCCAAAGGCGTGAACGCCTCGCCCGGGGCCGCCGTGGGCAAGGTGTACTTCGACGCCGACACGGCCGAGAAGATGGCCAAGGAACACGGCGAAAAGGTCATCATGGTGCGGCCCTTCACCAAGCCCGACGATGTGCATGGCATGATCGCCTCCCAGGGCATTCTCACCAGTGAGGGCGGCGCCACCTCCCACGCGGCGGTGGTCGCACGGCAATTCGGCATCCCGGCCGTGGTGGGCGCCGGGGCCATCCGCATTGACCTGGAAAAGCGCCAGATGACCGTGGGCGACATCACCGTCCAGGAAGGCGACTGGATTTCCATCGATGGCTCCACGGGCGAGGTCTTCTTAGGACAGATGCCCACCATCGCCCCCTCGCTGGAAGAGCAAACCGAGTTGCTGACCCTGCTCGACTGGGGCGATGAAATCGCGGCCACGCCGGGCATCCGCCCGGCGCCCGAAGGCTGGCCCACCACGGGGTTGCAGGTGTGGGCCAACGCGGACTATCCGGAAGACGCTCGCCGCGCCCGTGCCTACGGGGCCAAGGGCATCGGCCTGGCCCGCACCGAGCACATGTTCTTCGAGCCGGAGCGCCTGCCCATCGTGCAACGCATGATTTTGGCCGAAAGCACCGAAGAACGCAAAGCCGCCCTGAACGAATTGCTGCCCTTCCAGCGCAGCGACTTCGAGGGCCTGTTCGAGGCCATGGACGGTTACCCGGTGATCATCCGCCTCATCGACCCGCCTTTGCACGAGTTCCTGCCCTCGCTGGAGAGCCTCATCGAAGAAGTGGCCACGATGAAGGCCAAGGGCGAAACGGAAGGGCTGGCCGAGAAAGAAGCCCTGCTGGCCAAGGTGCGCGCCCTGCACGAAAGCAACCCCATGATGGGCATGCGCGGCGTGCGCCTGAGCATCGTGATGCCCGAAATCGTGGAGATGCAGGTGCGGGCCATCTTCGAGGCGGCCTGCAATGTGAAAGCCCGCGGCGGCAGCCCCAAGCCTGAGGTGATGATCCCGCTGACCAGCCATGTGAACGAGTTGAAGCGCATCCAGCCCCGGCTGGAGGAAATCGCCAAGCAGGTGATGGAGGAGAAAGGCGTCACCGTGGAGTACAAATTCGGCACCATGATCGAGATCCCACGGGCGGCGCTGACCGCCAGGGAAATCGCCGAGGTAGCCCAGTTCTTCTCCTTCGGCACCAACGACCTCACCCAGATGACCTTCGGCTACAGCCGCGACGACGCCGAGCGCAACTTCCTCATCACCTACATCGAGGAAGGCATCCTGCCCGCGAACCCCTTCCAGACCGTGGACCGGGACGGCGTGGGGCGGCTGATGAAGATCGCCGTGGAAGAGGGTCGCGCCACGCGGCCCGAACTGGAAGTGGGTATCTGCGGCGAGCACGGCGGCGACCCGGCCACCATCGAGTTCTGCCACCTCATCGGACAGAACTATGTCAGTTGCTCGCCCTTCCGCGTGCCGGTGGCCCGCCTAGCCACCGCCCAGGCCGCGTTGAAGCACCGGCCCAAAGCGTAGTCGGCCCCAGCGAGCCCCTTTTTGGCCCGGAGGACAGTCCTCCGGGCCTTTTTCTATCCCTTCTTCTCTGACCCACGTTGTCTACATGCC
Proteins encoded in this region:
- a CDS encoding NAD-dependent epimerase/dehydratase family protein encodes the protein MGHGHQATLFVTGGTGFLGQALLPALAAAGYAVHALVRPGSLARLPQSAGLTPQPGDLLHPATYASALQGCAAVVHAAGLFRFWGPAHAFDRLNRVGTQRLAEAAVRAGVRRFVFVSTLAVIGRPLAQGVVTEATPPRPREPYQHSKYAAERALRRIAARSGMEVVILRPGGFYGPGGTYGLNRLLVLDPLRGVRLQVGLGRRHIFPPVYVPDVVQGILAALERGRAGEVYHLHDDPPTLREVNWLVGRLAGIGAWRLPAPRLGLLALAAVLEAWARLNHREPFYPLNLRHYVFPDWRASNAKARRELGFHPTPLAEGLRAAVAWARAYLRGAPAPATSSDALAGHPWPRPGPGGPHGR
- the yjjX gene encoding non-canonical purine NTP phosphatase — translated: MMQVIVASTNPVKQEAVRRAFARMFPQETWEVAGIAVPSGVGEQPLSDAETLRGALNRARAAREARPQAAYWVGIEGGVQPDGDDLLSFAWVAVLDRQGRLGRARSGTFLLPPVVARLVRQGYELGQADDVVCGEENSKQKMGAVGLLSGGVIDRTALYEHAIVLALLPFKHPVFRHTSSPSPTAGRP
- a CDS encoding pyruvate, phosphate dikinase; translation: MSDKKWVYLFSEVDQAEAYVGGSWDAVRGLLGGKGANLAEMTRIGVPVPPGFTITTEACNAYYESGGKFPEGMWEQTLAALKKVEEQTGKKFGDPKNPLLVSVRSGAKFSMPGMMDTVLNVGLNDKTAKGMVELTQNERFVYDAYRRLIQMYGSVVLDIPDEAFEEVLEAMKRERGVEEDTDLTAEDLKELVERFKKVVKEHKGFDFPQDPMEQLRLAIEAVFRSWNSKRAMDYRNAAGIPHDLGTAVNIVTMVFGNMGWDSGTGVAFTRNPSTGEKEIWGEYLLNAQGEDVVAGIRTPSPIQKMAEELPEAYKQFLDIAEKLEKHYREMQDVEFTIERGKLWMLQTRNGKRTAKAAVKIAVDMVNEGLITKEEAVTRITPAQVDTLLHPQFDLAEVEKARKEGRVIAKGVNASPGAAVGKVYFDADTAEKMAKEHGEKVIMVRPFTKPDDVHGMIASQGILTSEGGATSHAAVVARQFGIPAVVGAGAIRIDLEKRQMTVGDITVQEGDWISIDGSTGEVFLGQMPTIAPSLEEQTELLTLLDWGDEIAATPGIRPAPEGWPTTGLQVWANADYPEDARRARAYGAKGIGLARTEHMFFEPERLPIVQRMILAESTEERKAALNELLPFQRSDFEGLFEAMDGYPVIIRLIDPPLHEFLPSLESLIEEVATMKAKGETEGLAEKEALLAKVRALHESNPMMGMRGVRLSIVMPEIVEMQVRAIFEAACNVKARGGSPKPEVMIPLTSHVNELKRIQPRLEEIAKQVMEEKGVTVEYKFGTMIEIPRAALTAREIAEVAQFFSFGTNDLTQMTFGYSRDDAERNFLITYIEEGILPANPFQTVDRDGVGRLMKIAVEEGRATRPELEVGICGEHGGDPATIEFCHLIGQNYVSCSPFRVPVARLATAQAALKHRPKA